GGAAAGGGCTATAGTGACAATATCAATAGAAAACTTAAAAGATAAATTTGAATTAGAGATACCTGTGGATATTACAGTGAAGGAAATCTGTAGTGCTTTAAATAAAGCATTGCATCTTGAAGAAAAGGGAATAGAAATTTCAGGATATTATATAAAGACTAAAAATCCTACTTGCTTTTTAAAAGGAAAAGATGTGTTACAAAATTTCAATATTTCTCATGGAAGCGAGATAATATTAATATAGGAGGATATAATAGTGGTAAATTCAAATTTTACAAATATCTTGATAATCAGAAATAAAAACTTTTATAGAGAAGTAGATTTAAATTTGCTACATGAAGAACACATTAAAATAGGAAACACTGATGAATGTAGTATAAAAGTTAAGTTACCATTTAGAGAATCA
Above is a genomic segment from Clostridium bornimense containing:
- a CDS encoding EsaB/YukD family protein yields the protein MERAIVTISIENLKDKFELEIPVDITVKEICSALNKALHLEEKGIEISGYYIKTKNPTCFLKGKDVLQNFNISHGSEIILI